A single genomic interval of Juglans regia cultivar Chandler chromosome 1, Walnut 2.0, whole genome shotgun sequence harbors:
- the LOC108995934 gene encoding transcriptional regulator SUPERMAN-like, with product MERTYLSSGTVKEKSCESNKFGFEEDHSCGTSWSAKHECYSCSFCNRKFRSAQALGGHMNVHRIERARLRLLASSVSESHNPNPKFKPYPTLDSSPSSSSEKFPPHRHHPLPSLSSPLSAPTDEEKKLVIIPELDPPLSLRGKDIRNKKRIRGVLGFGELTGFAQIDEPKDVLREKGTVSLDLEIGLVKDRKQDVDLELRLGCF from the coding sequence ATGGAGAGAACCTATTTGAGCAGTGGCACTGTGAAAGAAAAAAGCTGTGAATCCAATAAGTTTGGCTTTGAAGAAGATCATTCATGTGGAACGTCATGGTCTGCAAAACATGAGTGCTATTCATGTAGCTTTTGCAATAGGAAATTCAGGTCTGCTCAGGCTCTTGGGGGTCACATGAATGTTCATAGGATAGAGAGGGCAAGACTGAGATTGTTAGCTTCATCAGTTTCAGAATCTCACAACCCTAATCCAAAATTTAAACCCTACCCTACTCTGGATTCTTCACCATCATCCTCTTCAGAGAAGTTCCCACCGCACAGACATCATCCCTTGCCTTCTTTATCTTCACCATTATCAGCTCCTACTGATGAAGAGAAGAAACTGGTAATAATACCTGAACTTGATCCTCCTTTGAGTCTACGAGGCAAGGATATTAGGAACAAGAAGCGGATCAGAGGTGTTCTAGGGTTTGGAGAATTGACTGGTTTTGCGCAGATAGATGAGCCCAAGGACGTTTTAAGGGAGAAAGGTACAGTTAGTTTGGACCTGGAGATAGGGTTAGTGAAAGATCGAAAGCAAGATGTGGATTTAGAGCTTCGACTTGGGTGCTTTTAG
- the LOC108995950 gene encoding zinc finger protein JAGGED-like, protein MEINYHHEVSKSSSEESDRSEQNDEMGTGRSYECVFCKRGFTTAQALGGHMNIHRKDRGKTRPTSAPSVSSRADENYVNLKSYLPFQSYPSYYPKAPEMSVNYQIPFQASTWDLRPTHTYRSDELSGQYPQRLNLFEGDWQRSLNMPVHPTHVDHTEHGEKREHGSTEEDELDLELRLGHYP, encoded by the coding sequence ATGGAAATCAACTACCACCATGAAGTTTCGAAGAGCTCAAGTGAAGAAAGCGATCGATCAGAGCAAAATGACGAGATGGGCACTGGCCGATCCTACGAGTGCGTGTTCTGCAAGAGAGGCTTCACTACTGCGCAAGCCTTGGGTGGACACATGAATATCCATAGGAAGGATAGAGGCAAGACAAGGCCTACTTCAGCACCTTCAGTATCAAGCAGAGCCGATGAGAACTATGTGAATCTTAAATCATACCTACCATTTCAAAGCTACCCATCATATTACCCCAAAGCTCCTGAGATGTCTGTAAATTATCAGATACCTTTTCAAGCATCGACATGGGATCTGAGACCCACACATACATATCGCAGCGATGAGTTGTCTGGACAATATCCACAACGTCTGAATCTATTTGAAGGAGATTGGCAAAGAAGTCTAAACATGCCGGTTCATCCCACGCATGTAGATCATACTGAGCATGGGGAAAAGAGAGAACACGGCAGTACTGAAGAAGATGAATTGGACTTGGAACTTCGACTTGGTCATTATCCATAG
- the LOC108996060 gene encoding bet1-like SNARE 1-1, with protein MNARRDYRNNRSALFDGIEEGGIRASSSYSSHEIDEHDNERAIDGLQDRVILLKRLSGDINEEVDSHNRMLDRMGNDMDSSRGVLSGTMDRFKMVFETKSSRRMLTLVASFVVVFLVIYYLTR; from the exons ATGAATGCCAGAAG AGACTACCGTAACAATAGATCTGCTCTCTTTGATGGAATTGAGGAGGGTGGCATCAGGGCCTCATCTTCTTACTCTTCCCATGAAATTGATGAGCATGATAATGAAAGAGCAATAGATGGATTGCAAGACAGAGTCATTCTGCTAAAGAGA TTGTCAGGTGATATAAATGAGGAAGTGGATAGTCATAACCGCATGTTAGACAGAATG GGCAACGATATGGATTCATCAAGGGGAGTCTTGTCAGGAACCATGGATCGTTTCAAGATG GTATTTGAGACTAAGTCAAGCAGGAGAATGCTTACACTTGTGGCATCATTCGTCGTTGTTTTCCTAGTTATATACTATCTTACTAGGTAA
- the LOC108996054 gene encoding deoxyhypusine hydroxylase codes for MAMGSLNNDNDGSRAFGCSPGMEKFLCDRLGDPAQPISERFRALFSLRNLKGPAPRDALILATRDSSNLLAHEAAFALGQMQDEEAIPALISVLNDLSLHPIVRHEAAEALGAIGLETNVPFLKNSLVLDPAQEVRETCELALNRIEQMKSAGGNDEERSPFMSVDPAAPASSCSSVDQLRKVLLNEEKGMYERYAALFALRNHGGDEAVSAIIDSLGSHSALLKHEVAYVLGQLQDKAASAALSKILRDVKEHPMVRHEAAEALGSIADLQSIALLEEFVKDLEPIVSQSCEVALSMLEFERSGKSFEYLFQNPLVH; via the exons ATGGCCATGGGTTCTTTGAACAACGACAACGACGGCTCCCGCGCTTTCGGATGCTCTCCCGGAATGGAGAAGTTCCTCTGCGACCGTTTGGGCGACCCGGCCCAGCCGATCTCGGAGCGTTTTAGAGCCCTCTTCTCCCTTCGCAACCTCAAAGGTCCCGCCCCTCGCGACGCCCTTATCCTCG CGACAAGGGATTCATCAAATTTGTTGGCACACGAGGCTGCATTTGCGTTGGGTCAAATGCAAGATGAGGAAGCTATTCCAGCCCTGATTTCTGTACTCAACGATCTTTCTTTGCATCCCATTGTTCGCCACGAA GCAGCAGAAGCACTGGGTGCAATTGGGTTGGAGACTAATGTTCCTTTTCTGAAAAATAGTTTGGTCTTGGATCCGGCTCAGGAGGTTCGAGAAACCTGTGAATTGGCTCTAAACCGGATTGAGCAAATGAAGAGTGCTGGAGGGAATGATGAAGAAAGATCGCCTTTTATGTCTGTTGATCCTGCTGCGCCCGCGTCTTCTTGCTCCTCAGTAGATCAGCTAAG GAAAGTACTTTTGAATGAAGAAAAAGGCATGTACGAGAGGTATGCAGCTCTTTTTGCACTTAGAAATCATGGTGGAGATGAAGCTGTTTCTGCTATAATTGATTCTCTGGGTTCTCATAGCGCTCTACTGAAACACGAG GTTGCCTACGTACTAGGTCAACTGCAAGACAAAGCTGCTTCAGCTGCACTTTCCAAAATACTTAGGGATGTGAAGGAGCATCCCATGGTTAGACATGAAGCTGCTGAAGCTCTTGGTTCCATTGCAG ATCTCCAAAGTATAGCACTTCTTGAGGAATTTGTCAAGGATCTTGAGCCTATTGTCTCGCAAAGTTGTGAAGTTGCTCTAAGCATGCTGGAGTTTGAAAGATCTGGAAAATCATTTGAG TACCTTTTCCAAAATCCTCTTGTGCATTAA
- the LOC108995946 gene encoding LOB domain-containing protein 16-like translates to MASGTGAGTGSPCGACKFLRRKCASDCIFAPYFCSEQGPARFAAIHKVFGASNVSKLLLHVPVHDRCEAVVTIAYEAQARIRDPVYGCVAHIFALQQQVACLQAQLMQVKAQLAQSVIDPRRIENQCPGNGVPVVPNYPIYMNHISPQSSLESINHSNDGMNMQEIQSREDCSFQPYSKKRPYNNHDLGELQELALRMMRN, encoded by the exons ATGGCATCTGGGACTGGGGCTGGAACTGGCTCGCCTTGCGGGGCATGCAAGTTTCTTAGGCGAAAGTGCGCTTCAGATTGTATCTTTGCGCCTTATTTTTGCTCGGAGCAAGGCCCTGCAAGATTTGCAGCCATTCACAAGGTGTTTGGTGCTAGCAATGTATCCAAACTTTTGCTACACGTCCCGGTTCATGATCGGTGTGAGGCTGTTGTCACAATTGCCTATGAAGCTCAAGCACGGATTAGAGACCCCGTTTATGGATGTGTAGCCCACATTTTCGCCTTGCAACAGCAg gtGGCGTGCTTGCAAGCACAATTGATGCAAGTGAAGGCTCAGCTGGCTCAAAGCGTGATCGATCcgaggagaatcgagaatcagTGTCCAGGGAATGGGGTGCCAGTGGTTCCAAATTATCCAATTTACATGAATCACATTTCCCCTCAGAGCTCACTGGAGTCAATTAACCACAGCAATGATGGGATGAACATGCAAGAAATACAAAgcagagaggattgctcattccAACCTTATTCTAAGAAAAGACCATATAACAATCATGACTTGGGTGAGCTTCAGGAACTGGCCCTCAGAATGATGAGGAACTAA